A window of Campylobacter pinnipediorum subsp. pinnipediorum contains these coding sequences:
- a CDS encoding flagellar FliJ family protein yields the protein MTNKFSSIVRVKKQILDKVEAKLAKARNNVRTCELNIQTAKDRLSQTLLPKTGNISELRQELHLINIMKNDILLLNEKLNIAQKEVMHFTHQYKNANLEYEKMKYLEQEEFKKEIKKIKQKEMMELDEFATIKFSSGRTDI from the coding sequence ATGACAAATAAATTTAGCTCTATAGTGCGTGTAAAAAAACAGATTTTAGATAAAGTTGAGGCGAAATTGGCAAAAGCTAGAAATAATGTGCGCACTTGTGAGCTAAATATTCAAACAGCGAAAGATAGACTTTCACAAACCTTGCTTCCAAAAACCGGAAATATAAGTGAATTGAGACAAGAGCTTCACTTAATAAATATAATGAAAAATGATATTTTGTTGCTGAATGAAAAGTTAAATATAGCCCAAAAAGAGGTTATGCACTTTACTCATCAATATAAAAATGCTAATTTAGAATATGAGAAAATGAAATACTTAGAACAAGAAGAATTTAAAAAAGAAATCAAAAAGATAAAGCAAAAAGAGATGATGGAATTAGATGAATTTGCTACAATAAAATTTAGTTCCGGGAGGACTGATATATGA
- a CDS encoding EAL domain-containing protein, with amino-acid sequence MLKILKKFSRNGIFSNIIFRFLFTYPLVIIAIISLIVYMLTSNIDEAKYQLRVFNFKIQKTIDDSFDKIKKQVEFYGQIINSNADIFYLENIKDYSIHDYFKALYVLDKDKNIIYEKKFSHSSHINFNTPWIDRLKNKRYVISNFVFNDDKVLDTFFVAYNISFDFILVAEVDVNYIKSNINKIIQKEEKSAFVIDYNGNYIGGVYGRHGYTKEDYQDPQNIDKLFVDDKDVIFHYFDMSSELSEYMSDYNLFVISKELNNKSILIHLVVIFFAFVTLIVYTVSTLINLKFVKDKIIFPVKSISDFLKDKELEQDCNSALEDFKSIKLGIKGLYEKIDNLNGMLDDYKTRFGYIFEKSPLILLLYDAYSGKIIDASNAALKFYGYSYNEITSITMTEISNINLENDLFFRKNLIEDNESKIALRTTHKTKDGKVLDVECKASMINLKDSRYVFLTVEDVGYYKRVEQNSDIVYKSVSFFKNIIMISSKDDPFFIKYATNNIKNILDIDYSNILLKGLDIRDIIFESDRVSFANEIKLNKRLFLNIHAAKDKISSIYKVIKNKNEIIPFKIETKFLKDTDGKFKGAVYSISDCLEQQTMKEKYEKEINQCKNIILASDVATWDYNSKLKTIRINSKFASLLGFDNQDSMSFNEDKMRHLIVDEFESFDIFFSSIKSENNTFKTDIKLYTINKDIIWLSLSGRVLEFCKNEKPIFISGVVENITDKKLSFIYQDLVAKLFSYSQDGILILDLEWNITDANDTFLLLSGYLKEETLGSNISLLKSKFNDSETYDKIISDVEKNGQWYGKMWFKYKNSEDCLHFVNITSVDDADNNFSCYAVIISSVGEIKNNQDYLEHIAYHDPLTKLPNRFLFSQKLEELIRTTKNNKEVAIAYLDLDGFKEINDTYGHKVGDKFLIEISSRIDSIFYEKDMFARIGGDEFVAIILYEKFGEVYEFVENILRIAREEVCHEGVKLKISASIGVSMRSIENRVTPENLLEQADWAMYQAKLSGKNRYYVFDITKDRHFKNQYEDNNKILTALSNDEFFMQYQPEIDIRTNKIISYEALIRWKRNGEMVYPNDFFPLIKKQKVIDDLSFFSLSSSLKAQSEWSAKGVEAGVCVNLSIEQLCKPLFFEKFKNLISQDKKLNPSALQIEIIDANSTPSLEYASKFLHKYKRFGVKFVLDDFASKSSSFDALELLPIDKIKIDKNICTYMFFNKKAFITVRMLKNLSDIFDKHATIKNLQNISTLKVLIGLGFYTFQGNFFQQPISIEEVIDYKFKGIDGLDLNNHINDNKFNELKDCIMLKEYAQSIINYLVNKDFNSDEDSFEGIRQEILTKLNTQDNSYKNISSIIVESLNTSDKEESLHLARLANIECMKILDIGQK; translated from the coding sequence ATGTTAAAAATTCTAAAAAAATTTAGTAGAAATGGCATATTTTCAAATATTATTTTTAGATTTTTATTCACTTATCCTCTTGTAATTATTGCAATTATTTCTCTTATTGTGTATATGTTAACATCAAATATAGATGAAGCAAAATACCAGCTTAGGGTTTTTAATTTTAAAATACAAAAAACCATAGATGATAGTTTTGATAAGATAAAAAAACAAGTTGAATTTTATGGTCAAATCATAAATTCAAATGCAGATATTTTTTATTTGGAAAATATCAAGGATTATTCTATCCATGATTATTTTAAAGCCTTATATGTTCTAGATAAAGATAAAAATATTATTTATGAAAAAAAATTTAGTCATTCTTCTCATATAAATTTTAATACTCCTTGGATTGATAGGCTTAAGAACAAAAGATATGTAATATCAAATTTTGTGTTTAATGATGATAAAGTATTGGACACTTTTTTTGTTGCATATAATATCTCGTTTGATTTTATATTGGTTGCTGAGGTAGATGTAAACTATATAAAATCTAATATAAATAAAATTATACAAAAAGAAGAAAAGTCAGCTTTTGTGATAGATTATAATGGTAATTATATAGGCGGTGTGTATGGTAGACATGGTTACACCAAGGAGGATTATCAAGATCCTCAAAATATAGATAAATTATTTGTTGATGACAAAGATGTTATTTTTCATTATTTTGATATGAGTTCCGAGCTTTCGGAATATATGAGTGACTATAATTTATTTGTTATAAGCAAAGAATTAAACAACAAAAGCATATTGATTCATCTTGTAGTAATTTTCTTTGCGTTTGTTACTTTAATTGTATATACTGTAAGCACACTTATTAATTTGAAATTTGTAAAAGATAAAATTATTTTCCCTGTTAAATCTATTTCTGATTTTTTAAAAGATAAAGAATTGGAGCAAGATTGTAACAGCGCTTTAGAAGATTTTAAATCAATAAAATTGGGCATAAAAGGATTGTACGAAAAAATTGATAACTTAAATGGAATGTTGGATGATTACAAGACAAGATTTGGTTATATATTTGAAAAAAGTCCTTTGATTTTACTTCTTTATGATGCATATAGCGGAAAAATAATTGATGCGAGTAATGCGGCTTTAAAATTTTATGGTTATTCTTACAATGAGATAACTTCTATCACCATGACTGAAATATCTAATATAAATCTTGAAAATGATTTATTTTTTAGAAAAAATTTAATTGAGGACAACGAGAGCAAAATAGCATTAAGAACAACTCATAAAACAAAAGATGGGAAAGTTTTAGATGTTGAATGTAAAGCTAGTATGATAAATTTAAAAGATTCAAGATACGTATTTTTAACAGTTGAGGATGTTGGTTATTATAAAAGAGTAGAACAAAATAGTGATATTGTGTATAAGTCTGTGTCTTTTTTTAAAAATATTATTATGATTTCAAGCAAAGACGATCCTTTTTTTATCAAATATGCCACTAACAATATTAAAAATATATTAGATATAGATTATAGTAATATTCTTTTAAAAGGTCTTGATATTAGAGATATTATTTTTGAATCTGATAGGGTGTCTTTTGCAAATGAGATTAAGCTTAATAAGCGGTTGTTTTTAAATATACATGCGGCGAAAGATAAAATAAGCTCAATTTATAAAGTCATAAAAAATAAAAATGAGATTATTCCTTTTAAAATAGAAACTAAGTTCTTGAAAGATACAGATGGTAAATTTAAAGGAGCCGTTTATTCTATCAGTGATTGCTTGGAACAGCAAACTATGAAAGAAAAGTATGAAAAGGAAATTAATCAATGCAAAAATATCATATTAGCTTCAGATGTTGCTACTTGGGACTATAATTCAAAATTAAAAACCATTAGGATTAATAGTAAGTTTGCATCATTATTAGGGTTTGACAATCAAGATAGCATGTCTTTTAATGAAGACAAAATGAGACATTTGATTGTTGATGAATTTGAATCATTTGACATTTTCTTTTCTTCCATAAAATCTGAAAACAACACATTTAAGACAGACATTAAACTCTACACTATCAATAAAGATATTATATGGTTGAGCTTAAGTGGTAGGGTTTTGGAATTTTGTAAAAATGAAAAACCTATTTTTATCAGCGGAGTGGTTGAAAATATTACAGACAAAAAGTTATCCTTTATATATCAAGATTTGGTTGCAAAGTTGTTTTCTTATTCACAAGATGGAATATTAATTCTTGATTTAGAGTGGAATATCACAGATGCAAATGATACTTTTTTATTGCTGAGTGGTTATTTAAAAGAAGAAACTTTGGGTTCAAATATTAGTTTACTTAAATCAAAATTTAATGATAGTGAGACATACGATAAAATTATATCTGATGTTGAAAAAAATGGTCAATGGTATGGCAAAATGTGGTTTAAATATAAAAATAGTGAAGATTGTTTGCATTTTGTAAATATAACATCGGTAGATGATGCTGATAATAACTTTTCTTGCTATGCTGTCATAATATCAAGTGTTGGCGAAATTAAAAATAATCAAGACTATTTAGAACATATTGCATATCACGATCCTTTAACAAAACTGCCTAATAGATTTTTATTTTCACAAAAGCTCGAAGAGCTAATTAGAACTACAAAAAACAACAAAGAAGTTGCTATTGCTTATCTTGATTTGGATGGTTTTAAAGAGATTAATGATACCTATGGGCATAAAGTTGGAGATAAGTTTTTGATTGAAATTTCATCTCGTATCGATTCTATTTTTTACGAAAAAGATATGTTTGCAAGAATTGGCGGGGATGAGTTTGTTGCCATCATACTTTATGAAAAATTTGGAGAAGTTTATGAATTTGTTGAAAACATACTCCGTATTGCTAGAGAAGAGGTTTGTCATGAAGGTGTTAAATTAAAGATTAGTGCTAGTATAGGTGTAAGTATGCGTAGTATTGAAAATAGAGTTACACCAGAAAATCTTTTAGAACAAGCAGATTGGGCTATGTATCAAGCAAAACTTAGTGGTAAAAATCGCTATTATGTGTTTGATATTACCAAAGATAGGCATTTTAAAAATCAGTATGAGGATAATAATAAAATTTTAACAGCTTTATCTAATGATGAATTTTTTATGCAATATCAGCCAGAAATTGATATAAGAACGAATAAGATTATTAGCTATGAAGCTTTGATAAGATGGAAAAGAAATGGAGAAATGGTTTATCCTAATGATTTCTTTCCGTTGATTAAAAAACAAAAAGTTATAGATGATTTGTCATTTTTCTCATTAAGTAGTTCTTTGAAGGCGCAAAGTGAGTGGAGTGCAAAAGGTGTTGAAGCAGGCGTATGTGTAAATTTAAGTATAGAACAACTTTGCAAGCCTTTGTTTTTTGAGAAATTTAAAAATCTAATAAGTCAAGACAAAAAGTTAAACCCTAGCGCATTACAGATAGAAATAATTGATGCTAATTCAACTCCAAGTTTGGAGTATGCTAGTAAATTTTTACATAAATATAAAAGATTTGGTGTTAAGTTTGTATTGGACGATTTTGCATCAAAATCAAGTTCTTTTGATGCTTTAGAGCTTTTGCCTATAGATAAGATAAAGATAGATAAAAATATATGTACATATATGTTTTTTAATAAAAAAGCATTTATAACAGTTAGAATGCTTAAGAATTTATCCGATATTTTTGATAAACATGCAACCATAAAAAACCTACAAAATATAAGCACTCTTAAAGTGTTGATTGGTCTTGGTTTTTATACCTTTCAGGGTAATTTCTTTCAACAACCAATAAGCATTGAAGAGGTAATTGATTATAAATTTAAAGGAATAGATGGGCTGGATCTTAATAATCATATAAATGATAATAAATTTAATGAATTAAAAGATTGTATAATGCTAAAAGAGTATGCTCAGAGTATAATAAATTATCTTGTTAATAAAGATTTCAATAGTGATGAAGATAGTTTTGAAGGTATTAGACAAGAGATATTAACAAAGCTTAATACGCAAGATAATTCTTATAAAAATATAAGTAGTATAATTGTAGAAAGTTTAAATACATCAGATAAAGAGGAGTCTTTGCATTTGGCTAGATTAGCAAATATAGAGTGTATGAAAATTTTAGATATTGGTCAAAAATAA
- the dapE gene encoding succinyl-diaminopimelate desuccinylase: MIELLSTLLKFKSITPDDDGALEFIKNYMDGFGFRRIDQNGVKNLLLTKEFSPKGVHFAFAGHVDVVPAGDGWDSDPFSPTTKDDYIYARGAQDMKSGVAAFLYACKKIKNFNGKISIILTSDEEGDAIYGTKEVLKYMKDVDELPDFALVAEPTCNEKFGDSVKIARRGSINGSFVIKGLQGHAAYPNKCVNPIHQLAKVIDKIADHDMDSGSEVFEPSKIVITDIRGGMQVCNVTAGDVKVMFNVRNSNLTTLDDIKTYIQNTLSDFDFELDIKQSSNYYFTDKDSLIVKKLCESINEVLDIKPLLNSKGGTSDARYLSEFGVNVVEFGVINDRIHSINERVKITEVKQLCSIFEKLLIKF, translated from the coding sequence GTGATAGAACTGCTGTCAACATTGTTAAAATTTAAATCAATAACACCAGATGATGACGGCGCTTTAGAATTTATAAAAAACTATATGGATGGTTTTGGGTTCAGAAGAATAGATCAAAATGGTGTTAAAAATTTACTTCTAACAAAAGAATTTAGTCCAAAAGGTGTCCATTTTGCCTTTGCGGGACATGTTGATGTTGTCCCTGCTGGAGATGGATGGGACAGTGATCCTTTTTCCCCAACTACAAAAGATGATTATATTTATGCTAGAGGCGCTCAAGATATGAAGAGCGGAGTAGCTGCATTTTTATATGCTTGTAAAAAAATAAAAAATTTTAATGGAAAAATAAGTATCATATTAACAAGTGATGAAGAGGGCGATGCTATATATGGGACTAAAGAAGTATTAAAGTATATGAAAGATGTTGATGAGCTACCAGATTTTGCTTTAGTCGCAGAGCCGACATGCAATGAAAAATTTGGAGACAGCGTTAAGATAGCAAGAAGAGGATCTATAAATGGTAGCTTTGTTATAAAAGGGTTACAAGGTCATGCTGCATATCCAAATAAATGTGTAAATCCCATACATCAACTTGCAAAAGTAATAGACAAAATCGCAGATCATGATATGGACAGTGGAAGTGAGGTTTTTGAACCAAGTAAGATTGTGATTACTGATATTCGTGGTGGAATGCAAGTTTGTAATGTAACAGCAGGTGATGTTAAAGTTATGTTTAATGTAAGAAACTCCAACTTAACAACACTTGATGACATAAAAACATATATACAAAATACACTTAGTGATTTTGATTTTGAACTGGATATAAAACAAAGCTCTAATTATTATTTTACAGATAAGGATAGTTTGATTGTAAAAAAACTATGTGAAAGCATAAATGAAGTTCTTGATATAAAACCTTTGTTAAATTCCAAAGGTGGGACAAGTGATGCTAGATATTTGTCTGAATTTGGTGTAAATGTTGTTGAGTTTGGTGTGATAAATGATAGAATTCACTCTATAAATGAAAGAGTTAAGATAACTGAGGTTAAGCAACTTTGTAGTATTTTTGAAAAGCTATTAATTAAATTTTAA
- a CDS encoding adenylosuccinate synthase: MRKADIVVGVQWGDEGKGKIVDMLSQNYDMVCRSQGGHNAGHTIWVDGVRYALHLMPSGILHENIVNIIGNGVVVNPEVLIAEMAQFENIKGRLYISDKAHLNLNHHSLIDQAKERLKGEKAIGTTGKGIGPTYADKISRTGHRVGELLEPERLCESLMSDFETNKTIFEALGVKIPNGQELLADLKRYKEALEPYIANTTQIVWEAIDKNKKVLLEGAQGTLLDIDHGTYPYVTSSNTISAGACTGLGLNPKEIGDVVGVIKAYSTRVGFGPFPTEDNTKYGDMLCEIGKEFGTTTGRKRRCGWFDAVSVKYASRLDAVDKYALMKLDVLDGFDTIKICKAYQYKGETIDYVPTDLENVAPIYEEIPGWGKTAGITRYDDLPENAKRYIERIEELTGVKIGLISTSPERSDTIIK, translated from the coding sequence ATGAGAAAAGCTGATATAGTAGTTGGCGTGCAATGGGGGGATGAAGGTAAAGGAAAGATAGTAGATATGCTATCTCAAAATTATGATATGGTTTGTCGTTCTCAAGGTGGTCATAATGCTGGCCATACAATATGGGTAGATGGTGTAAGGTATGCGCTTCATCTAATGCCAAGTGGTATTTTGCATGAGAACATAGTTAATATAATAGGCAATGGAGTTGTTGTAAATCCAGAAGTTTTGATAGCAGAAATGGCTCAATTTGAAAATATAAAAGGCAGACTTTATATAAGCGATAAGGCTCATTTGAATTTAAATCATCATAGTTTGATTGATCAAGCAAAAGAGAGATTGAAAGGCGAAAAAGCGATAGGAACAACTGGAAAAGGTATAGGGCCAACTTATGCTGATAAAATAAGCAGAACAGGACATAGAGTCGGAGAACTTTTAGAACCAGAAAGGCTTTGTGAGTCTTTGATGAGCGATTTTGAGACAAATAAGACAATTTTTGAAGCACTTGGCGTTAAAATTCCAAATGGGCAAGAGCTTTTGGCTGATCTAAAACGCTACAAGGAAGCATTAGAACCGTATATAGCAAATACTACTCAAATTGTTTGGGAAGCTATAGACAAAAATAAAAAAGTGTTATTAGAAGGTGCGCAAGGCACTCTTTTAGATATAGATCACGGAACATATCCTTATGTAACTAGCTCAAATACTATAAGTGCTGGAGCTTGTACGGGGCTTGGCCTAAATCCAAAAGAAATAGGCGATGTTGTAGGTGTTATTAAGGCATATAGCACACGAGTTGGTTTTGGACCTTTTCCAACAGAGGATAATACGAAATACGGCGATATGCTTTGCGAGATAGGTAAAGAGTTTGGAACTACCACGGGAAGAAAAAGACGTTGCGGTTGGTTTGATGCTGTTAGTGTAAAATATGCTTCAAGGCTGGATGCTGTTGATAAATACGCGCTTATGAAGCTCGATGTTTTGGATGGATTTGATACGATAAAAATATGCAAAGCTTATCAATACAAAGGCGAAACAATAGACTATGTTCCTACTGATTTAGAAAATGTTGCACCTATATATGAAGAGATTCCTGGATGGGGTAAAACAGCTGGTATTACTAGATATGATGACCTACCAGAAAATGCAAAAAGATATATAGAAAGAATAGAAGAGCTTACGGGTGTTAAAATAGGACTTATATCAACAAGTCCTGAAAGAAGCGATACTATTATCAAATGA
- a CDS encoding type III pantothenate kinase, with translation MILCDIGNTNATFCEDGKISQIGIDKFQEYKPNQKVYYICVNDQIQKIIKEQKYFINLEPYYEIDTIYQGLGIDRIAACSNITTGVVVDAGSAITVDIMLNSLHIGGYILPGIAHMLKAYENISPRLKIPINSQIDLDAFPQRTTDAISYGIIKPIITLLEKVAFGQNVYFTGGDGQFLSKFFKNAIYDRMLVFRSMQKIINEKVLAY, from the coding sequence ATGATTTTGTGTGATATAGGCAATACAAATGCTACTTTTTGTGAAGATGGTAAAATATCACAAATTGGTATAGATAAATTTCAAGAATACAAGCCAAATCAAAAAGTTTATTACATATGTGTAAATGACCAAATACAAAAAATAATTAAAGAACAAAAATATTTTATAAATTTAGAGCCTTACTATGAAATAGATACAATATATCAAGGTTTAGGAATAGATAGAATAGCAGCATGTTCTAATATAACAACTGGTGTTGTTGTGGATGCCGGAAGTGCTATAACTGTTGATATTATGCTAAACTCTCTGCATATAGGTGGATATATTTTACCAGGAATAGCTCATATGTTAAAAGCTTATGAAAATATATCGCCTAGACTCAAAATACCAATAAACTCACAAATAGATCTAGATGCTTTTCCACAGCGAACAACAGATGCTATAAGTTATGGAATAATAAAACCTATAATAACGCTACTAGAAAAGGTTGCTTTTGGACAAAATGTATATTTTACTGGTGGTGATGGACAATTTTTATCAAAATTTTTTAAAAATGCAATATATGATAGAATGCTTGTTTTTAGATCTATGCAAAAAATTATAAACGAAAAAGTATTAGCATATTGA
- a CDS encoding MotE family protein has product MKNIFYIFIFLYSFVYADNTSIDCNQIFEARKGEILKELDRIDEQRQALEAFRASVKSLYDENLANLNKKESDINATLKIVENKKKEIDALIEKNNKILEELKNMTTDKVSASYAKMKDQAAADILSDMSVAQAASIMYALEPKKISAIMAKMQPNVASNITIMLTKGPPFKDIKKQDEKQAPEGNILDF; this is encoded by the coding sequence ATGAAAAATATATTTTATATTTTTATATTTTTATATAGTTTTGTATATGCTGATAATACATCTATTGACTGCAATCAAATTTTTGAAGCAAGAAAAGGCGAGATATTAAAAGAGCTTGATAGAATTGATGAGCAAAGACAAGCCTTAGAAGCGTTTAGAGCCAGTGTTAAGTCTTTGTATGATGAAAATTTAGCAAATTTAAACAAAAAAGAATCAGATATAAATGCTACTTTAAAAATAGTAGAAAATAAAAAAAAAGAAATAGACGCTCTGATAGAAAAAAATAATAAAATTTTAGAAGAATTGAAAAATATGACAACTGATAAAGTTAGTGCCTCATATGCAAAGATGAAAGATCAGGCAGCAGCAGATATTCTTTCTGATATGAGTGTAGCTCAAGCTGCTAGTATCATGTATGCCCTTGAGCCTAAAAAAATATCTGCCATAATGGCTAAAATGCAACCAAATGTTGCCTCTAATATAACTATAATGCTTACTAAGGGACCCCCCTTTAAAGACATTAAAAAACAAGATGAGAAACAAGCCCCAGAAGGAAATATTTTAGATTTTTAG
- a CDS encoding L-seryl-tRNA selenium transferase: MKKILILASISIVLIISGCSTKRQYFEPEKVDMNAKFDSSLDSKIIHTSISGATLENGEIITIDGINKNIKLPKGFKLLGVDNNNVIASDIYGELKVINKKDNSDVFSKKFPEAIVSAAIENNLLAAVSAANSIYLIDIYSAKTIMEYKSEDVFAIDSRVAQPLFLNSIIIYPSLDGKIYVTQKNGQIIKDIVISSESFFNNIIYLDVIDDYMIAATAKKIMVITPGQTVFLNKEIKNILRNEKDIYIFEKDGKITKTDLTLTKLADTYFKFAIFSNATVVNDKLYIVEKTGYIFQTDLNLKNQNIIKINSEIQDKIFVAKDILYHDKEYMKFK, translated from the coding sequence ATGAAAAAAATATTAATATTAGCTAGCATATCTATAGTCTTAATAATCTCTGGATGTAGCACAAAAAGACAATATTTTGAGCCAGAAAAAGTAGATATGAACGCCAAATTTGACTCATCTTTAGACTCAAAAATAATACATACAAGTATTTCAGGAGCTACATTAGAAAATGGGGAAATCATAACAATTGATGGAATTAATAAAAATATTAAGCTACCAAAAGGTTTTAAACTTCTTGGTGTTGATAATAACAATGTTATAGCAAGTGATATATATGGCGAATTAAAAGTTATAAATAAAAAAGATAATAGCGATGTCTTTTCAAAAAAATTCCCTGAAGCTATAGTTTCTGCAGCAATAGAAAACAATCTTCTAGCAGCAGTAAGTGCAGCAAATAGTATTTATTTGATAGACATATATTCAGCTAAAACAATAATGGAATACAAATCAGAAGATGTTTTTGCAATTGATTCTAGAGTTGCTCAACCACTATTTTTAAACTCAATAATCATATATCCTTCGCTAGATGGGAAAATTTATGTAACGCAAAAAAATGGACAAATTATAAAAGATATAGTAATAAGCTCTGAATCATTTTTTAATAATATAATATATCTAGATGTTATAGATGATTACATGATAGCAGCTACCGCGAAGAAAATTATGGTTATAACGCCGGGACAAACTGTCTTTTTAAACAAAGAAATAAAAAATATATTAAGAAATGAAAAAGATATTTATATATTTGAAAAAGATGGAAAAATAACAAAAACAGACCTAACATTAACAAAATTAGCAGATACTTATTTTAAATTTGCTATTTTTTCAAACGCGACCGTTGTAAACGACAAATTATATATAGTGGAAAAAACTGGATATATTTTCCAAACTGATTTAAACTTAAAAAATCAAAATATTATTAAAATCAATAGCGAAATACAAGATAAAATTTTTGTTGCAAAAGATATTTTATATCATGATAAAGAGTATATGAAGTTCAAATAA
- a CDS encoding EAL domain-containing protein, protein MHRVAKKVVEKAIDELSQNLNLVLSVNLSGRDMIDGDVSLTILKLLANNDVADRLIFELVEDENLENVERIEKFIDKVKKMGVRIAIDDFGSGYSNFSYILKLKPDFIKIDGSIIKNIDSSNDSYMITRAIVYFARDLGIKTVAEYIHSADVLDICKKLGVDEFQGFYLGAPGEKVEM, encoded by the coding sequence ATACACAGAGTTGCAAAAAAAGTTGTAGAAAAAGCTATTGATGAATTAAGTCAAAATTTAAATTTAGTATTATCTGTAAATTTATCTGGAAGAGATATGATTGATGGAGATGTTAGTCTTACTATCTTGAAGTTATTAGCAAATAATGATGTTGCTGATAGGCTTATTTTTGAGCTTGTAGAAGATGAGAACTTGGAAAATGTTGAGAGAATTGAGAAATTTATAGATAAAGTTAAAAAGATGGGTGTGCGTATAGCTATAGATGATTTTGGTTCAGGATATTCAAATTTTTCTTACATTTTAAAACTAAAACCAGACTTTATTAAAATCGACGGCTCTATAATAAAAAATATTGATTCAAGCAATGATTCTTATATGATTACTCGTGCTATTGTGTATTTTGCAAGAGATTTGGGTATTAAAACAGTAGCAGAGTATATACATTCAGCTGATGTTTTAGATATTTGCAAAAAGCTTGGCGTTGATGAGTTTCAGGGATTTTATCTAGGCGCTCCTGGCGAGAAAGTTGAAATGTGA